A portion of the Flavobacterium magnum genome contains these proteins:
- a CDS encoding NADP-dependent malic enzyme, producing the protein MNKYSKRREALLYHAKPKPGKIQVVPTKKYATQRDLSLAYSPGVAEPCLEIAKDVNNVYKYTAKGNLVAVISNGTAVLGLGDIGPEASKPVMEGKALLFKIFADIDVFDIEVGTKDIDAFIETVKNIAPTFGGINLEDIKAPESFEIERRLVEELQIPVMHDDQHGTAIISSAALLNALELAKKKVDKIKIVVSGAGSAALACANLYVLLGVRPDNIIMFDVNGVLSSERTDLSPLQQRYAKGKPGTDLKSALKGADVFLGLSAGNILSPDMLMGMAKNPIVFAMANPIPEIDYDLAIATRKDIIMATGRSDHPNQVNNVLGFPYIFRGALDVRATKINEEMKMAAVRALAALAKEPVPEQVNIAYGETKLNFGRDYIIPKPFDPRLIAKVAPAVARAAMDSGVALHPIDDWAEYEDELLARLGSDNKMVRLLINRARMDPKRIVFAEADHLDVLKAAQIVMEERIGYPILLGNKDVILSLKEELGFDADVPIYDPKTKKEDERRLRYAEIFWKSRQRRGIQLLDAQKWMRERNYFAAMMVNEGDADALVTGYSRSYPSVIKPMMQLIDKAPGISLFATTNMMMTNRGPMFLSDTAINTDPSADDLAKIALMTAKTVRMFGMEPVIAMISYSNFGSSATPSAAKVNEAVSYLHKYYPDLIVDGEIQTDFALNDEMLRKKFPFSKLAGKKVNTLIFPNLESANITYKLLKELYNVDSVGPIMLGMDKPVHIFQISASVEEMVNMAAVAVVDAQEKEKRHKITKM; encoded by the coding sequence ATGAACAAATACAGCAAACGCCGCGAAGCCCTGTTATACCACGCGAAACCCAAGCCGGGAAAAATCCAGGTGGTTCCCACTAAAAAATATGCCACGCAGCGCGACCTCTCTCTGGCCTATTCGCCGGGCGTTGCAGAGCCATGCCTTGAGATTGCCAAAGATGTCAACAATGTGTACAAATACACTGCGAAAGGCAACCTTGTTGCGGTAATTTCCAATGGTACGGCGGTGCTTGGGCTGGGCGATATCGGGCCTGAGGCGTCCAAGCCGGTTATGGAAGGTAAAGCGCTGCTGTTTAAGATTTTTGCCGATATCGATGTGTTTGATATTGAAGTGGGCACGAAAGACATCGATGCGTTTATTGAAACCGTCAAGAACATCGCTCCGACCTTCGGGGGAATTAACCTTGAGGATATCAAGGCACCGGAGTCGTTCGAAATCGAAAGGCGGCTTGTGGAAGAACTGCAGATTCCAGTCATGCACGACGACCAGCACGGCACGGCGATTATCTCGTCGGCGGCACTGCTCAATGCGCTGGAACTCGCCAAAAAGAAGGTCGACAAAATAAAAATCGTGGTGTCAGGTGCAGGATCTGCGGCGCTGGCCTGCGCTAATTTATATGTGTTGTTGGGTGTCAGGCCTGACAACATCATTATGTTTGATGTCAATGGGGTATTATCCTCGGAACGCACGGATTTGTCACCATTACAGCAAAGATATGCTAAGGGCAAACCCGGAACAGACCTCAAATCGGCATTGAAGGGTGCCGACGTGTTCCTCGGACTTTCAGCCGGGAACATCCTTTCGCCTGACATGCTGATGGGCATGGCCAAAAATCCTATTGTCTTTGCGATGGCCAACCCGATACCTGAAATCGACTACGACCTGGCAATCGCCACACGTAAAGACATCATCATGGCCACAGGACGATCTGATCATCCGAACCAGGTCAATAACGTGCTGGGCTTTCCATACATTTTCCGGGGCGCGCTCGACGTGCGTGCTACGAAGATCAATGAGGAAATGAAAATGGCCGCCGTACGCGCGTTAGCGGCATTGGCAAAAGAGCCGGTGCCCGAACAGGTGAACATCGCTTATGGTGAGACCAAGCTGAATTTTGGCCGGGATTATATCATTCCGAAACCTTTCGACCCCAGGCTGATTGCCAAGGTGGCGCCTGCCGTGGCCCGCGCTGCGATGGATTCCGGAGTGGCTTTACACCCGATAGACGATTGGGCAGAATACGAAGATGAGCTGCTGGCCCGATTGGGTTCTGACAATAAGATGGTGCGCCTGCTCATCAACCGCGCCAGGATGGATCCCAAACGCATCGTGTTTGCCGAAGCGGACCACCTTGACGTGCTCAAGGCAGCACAGATTGTGATGGAAGAACGCATCGGTTACCCGATACTCCTCGGTAACAAGGACGTAATCCTTAGCCTCAAAGAGGAGTTGGGCTTTGATGCCGATGTACCGATTTACGACCCTAAAACTAAGAAAGAAGACGAGCGCAGACTGCGTTACGCGGAAATCTTCTGGAAGTCGCGCCAACGCCGCGGTATACAGCTGCTCGACGCCCAGAAATGGATGCGCGAGCGCAATTATTTTGCCGCAATGATGGTTAATGAAGGCGATGCCGACGCGCTCGTGACGGGTTATTCACGCAGTTATCCGTCAGTAATCAAACCCATGATGCAGCTCATCGATAAGGCACCCGGTATTTCGCTTTTTGCCACAACCAATATGATGATGACCAACCGTGGCCCGATGTTCCTGTCGGATACGGCAATCAACACCGATCCATCAGCGGATGATCTGGCCAAGATTGCGCTGATGACGGCCAAAACGGTACGTATGTTTGGCATGGAACCCGTCATAGCGATGATTTCGTATTCTAACTTCGGATCATCGGCGACGCCCAGTGCAGCCAAGGTGAACGAAGCGGTATCGTACCTGCATAAGTATTATCCGGACCTGATCGTGGACGGCGAAATCCAGACTGATTTTGCGCTCAACGACGAAATGCTGCGCAAGAAATTCCCTTTTTCAAAACTGGCGGGAAAAAAAGTCAACACCCTGATATTCCCTAATCTTGAATCGGCAAACATCACCTACAAGTTGCTCAAGGAACTTTATAATGTCGATTCCGTTGGACCCATTATGCTCGGAATGGACAAGCCCGTGCACATCTTCCAGATCAGCGCCAGCGTCGAGGAAATGGTTAATATGGCTGCTGTTGCCGTTGTCGACGCACAGGAGAAGGAGAAGCGGCATAAAATAACGAAAATGTAG
- the ruvA gene encoding Holliday junction branch migration protein RuvA, producing the protein MIAHLQGKLIEKTPTEVVIDCGGVGYHVNISLHTYSLLPQTENIRLYTHLQIKEDAHTLFGFVQKSEREIFRMLLSVSGIGAGIARTMLSSLEPKQIVQAIASGDVATIQAVKGIGTKTAQRAILDLKDKVLKLYDLEEVSISQSNTNKEEALSALEVLGFNKKLAEKAVEKIVREQPEATSESIIKQALKNL; encoded by the coding sequence ATGATCGCACACTTACAAGGGAAATTGATAGAGAAAACGCCAACCGAGGTGGTCATTGACTGTGGCGGCGTAGGCTACCATGTCAACATTTCCCTGCACACCTATTCGCTGCTGCCCCAAACTGAAAACATAAGGCTTTATACGCATCTCCAGATTAAGGAGGATGCGCATACGCTGTTTGGGTTTGTGCAGAAATCTGAGCGCGAGATATTCCGGATGCTCCTGTCTGTCTCAGGTATTGGCGCAGGCATCGCGAGGACCATGTTGTCGTCGCTCGAGCCAAAGCAGATCGTTCAGGCCATCGCTTCCGGAGATGTGGCGACGATACAGGCCGTTAAGGGCATCGGTACCAAGACCGCGCAGCGCGCCATCCTTGACCTGAAAGACAAGGTGTTAAAGTTGTACGATTTGGAGGAAGTTTCGATTTCGCAAAGCAATACAAATAAAGAAGAGGCGTTATCTGCTTTGGAAGTTTTAGGATTTAACAAAAAATTGGCTGAAAAAGCCGTTGAGAAAATCGTTCGCGAACAGCCTGAGGCCACTTCGGAATCGATTATAAAACAAGCTTTAAAAAATTTATAA
- the sprA gene encoding cell surface protein SprA — translation MRTLYIKGTDALLKISIFLLVLLAAPGLQAQVDDEDNEQPKDTVGYNPGRIELDNPPSVVSSYTYDPVTDRYIYTNNVGTFNVTYPIILTPKEYEALVMKEAMHKYFKEKAEAIDGKKPGSEEAKKDLLPKYYVNNSFFETIFGGNTIDVKPTGSVEMDLGVRYTKQDNPAFSPRNRSSITFDFDQRISMALQGKVGTRLNVNANYDTQSTFAFQNLIKLEYAPTEDDILQKIEVGNVSMPLNSTLIKGAQSLFGVKAQFQFGKTTITGVYSEQKSQTKAVVAQGGGTIQDFDLFALDYDSDRHFFLSQFFRNEYDAALRTYPNIDSRVQITRIEVWVTNKQNRITTQDNNLRNIVALQDLGESQIPNKLDAEIVNLNNPTGFFNVPANTPTNNANNKFDPEAIGTTNGYLNGNIREISTTNDGAFTFPTGSGIDVSEGQDYVKLENARKLTATEFTFHPQLGYISLQQRLANDEVLAVAYQYTIGDEVYQVGEFGNGGVESTIVNGTLPQNQTIITQSLILKLLKSNLTTVEREVATPSGPVRFSTPIWNLMMKNIYQVAPGGQLEQEDFRFNILYTDPSPLNYITPAGTTTLPADVANTPLLKVFRVDRLNATNDPQRNTDGTFGDGFFDFIPGITVDSQNGRIVFTTVEPFGEYLFNKLRTSPTEDYNGDPNIITEYNANQAKYVFKTMYRSTQAKALQESEKNKFELRGKYKSTAGDGIAIGAYNVPRGSVVVTAGGRVLQEGLDYSVNYQLGRVIILDPSLASSNVPINISVENNSVFGQQTRRFVGINVEHKFSDKFVLGATYLKMTERPFTTKSNYGQESVNNTIFGLNGNFSTEVPFLTRLVNKLPNIDTDVPSNISFRGEVAWLKPNAPKADRFEGESTIYVDDFEGSQTAIDVKSPLAWSLSSVPVKENQASNPVFDGTPGDVLSYGYKRAKLSWYTIDPVFYTSDRPGGISDDDMALNKTRRVYIQELFNQDIADGQQNVLNTLDLTYYPQERGPYNYNPAAVSGTLPNPEENFGGIMRSLSSTNFEQSNVEYIQFWMMDPYIAEDGSTIVNPGNTGKIYFNLGEISEDILRDGKKQYENGLPEADSQQATIPSEWGRIPASQSLIYAFDTSDANRAVQDVGLDGLDDIAEASFFPDFGAIKDPSADDYQFYLTADGDVLERYKNYNGMEKNSPVGVSDTNRGNSTLPDAEDVNRDNTMNTLNAYFQYHIDIKPNMIPGENFVTSVIPASSRVSGPGNRTSATKWIQFKIPIANGEQVGTIEDLRSIRFMRIYMTGFTQPITVRFGTLDLVRGEWRQYLNSLEANNDDPDDDATTFDISAVNIQENGSRQPYHYVTPPNVVREQLYNNNTVINQNEQSLSLRVNELTPGDARGVFKNVDVDMRQFKKLKMFMHAELLAKHPPIFDNELSGLLRFGTDLKENYYQVALPLKVTREGLVPPDDSAIEVPAEEMWPEESQIDIKLDLLTKLKIYAMNHPDEFDANGVLTKSEEELDPSAADKPNKLTLSIKGNPNFGQVRTIMVGVKNNTDTGTKPDGTALSPRNIAGEVWFNELRLSEMDNKGGMAAVASLDTNLADFMTLSATGKMSTIGFGALEDGPNERSREDAKQYSIVTNMSLGKLLPKKWGIVLPFNYGIGEEIVKPEYDPYNRDIQLALLLNETPNVGQRANIEDRAIEYTKTTSINFIGVKKERSADQKSHIYDPENITLSHSFNETLKHDFEIEEYVDQQVRSTVDYSFNFQPKPVEPFKKTKFMSKSSYWKLLSDFNFNYLPSSLTFSSSIIRQYNRQQFRQVEGIEGIALQPLFRRNFMFNYQYGFNYNLTKSLKVNYTGASNNIVKAYDDQGLLIDTIYDDYWNIGDPNQHTQQFVLNYELPLSKLPFLSFLKATYTYTGDYSWQRASEATSNFEDRLGNFYNLGNTIQNNGAHRLNTTLNLDLLYKYLGLTKTKAPAKGPGKVAAPKPGQKVTNTQAAPQKEPNVLVDGLIGVLTSLKNVQVNYTESAGTVLPGYLPGVGFFGTSKPTLGFVFGLHDDVRQFSAARGWLTDYQDFNQNYTEVLNRELDMTASMDLFPDFKIDWTANRSYTENYSEQYDVGDDGHYNSRAPYTTGNYSISTVLIKTAFSRSDENGSAAFDDFRDNRLIIADRLAAGKYGASIPRYGDAANPIPTNTDDPLYGTYVANQGFPIGYKKDNQEVLLPAFLAAYTGSGAGGVSMKAFRNIPLPNWTVKYTGLMRYKFFKDRFKRFSLQHGYRASYTINSFRSNFEYDDAPNQPSPEPGQNFNTKLLMSNVNLVEAFSPLVKVDMEMKNSVKITAEVKKDRALSLSFDNNLLTEVQGMDYVIGLGYRIKDVVFNSTLADNPQGVIKSDINIKADLSLRDSKTIVRHLDYDNNQLAGGQNNWNLKLTADYSFSKNLTAIFFYDHSFSKAVISTAFPITNIRAGFTLRYNFGN, via the coding sequence TTGAGAACATTATACATTAAAGGCACTGATGCCCTGTTGAAAATCAGTATTTTCCTGCTGGTTTTATTGGCAGCACCGGGACTTCAGGCACAGGTGGACGACGAGGACAATGAACAGCCGAAAGATACTGTAGGGTACAATCCGGGAAGGATTGAGCTGGACAATCCGCCGAGCGTGGTGTCATCTTACACTTATGACCCAGTCACCGACCGCTATATTTACACCAATAATGTCGGTACTTTTAATGTAACCTACCCGATTATCCTCACACCAAAAGAGTATGAAGCCCTGGTGATGAAGGAAGCAATGCACAAATATTTTAAGGAAAAAGCAGAGGCCATCGACGGTAAAAAGCCGGGGAGCGAAGAGGCCAAAAAAGACCTGCTGCCCAAATATTACGTCAACAACAGTTTTTTCGAAACCATTTTCGGAGGCAATACAATCGACGTAAAACCCACCGGTTCTGTGGAGATGGATTTGGGCGTCAGGTATACCAAACAGGACAATCCGGCATTTTCACCCCGAAACCGCTCGTCGATCACGTTTGATTTTGACCAGAGGATCAGCATGGCGCTGCAGGGAAAAGTCGGGACAAGGTTGAATGTAAACGCGAATTACGATACGCAATCCACTTTTGCGTTTCAAAACCTGATCAAGCTCGAATACGCCCCAACCGAAGACGACATTTTACAGAAGATTGAGGTTGGTAACGTCAGCATGCCTTTAAACAGCACCTTGATTAAGGGAGCGCAGAGCCTTTTCGGGGTCAAAGCACAGTTCCAATTTGGGAAAACGACGATTACAGGAGTCTATTCAGAACAGAAATCACAAACCAAGGCCGTTGTCGCGCAAGGCGGTGGGACAATACAGGATTTCGATCTGTTCGCGCTCGACTATGACTCGGACCGACACTTTTTCCTGTCACAGTTTTTCAGGAATGAATATGATGCTGCCCTCAGGACATACCCGAATATCGACAGCCGGGTGCAGATTACACGGATAGAGGTATGGGTAACTAACAAGCAGAACAGGATCACGACGCAGGACAACAACCTTCGGAATATTGTGGCGCTTCAGGATTTGGGTGAATCGCAGATTCCCAATAAGCTCGACGCCGAAATCGTAAACCTGAACAACCCCACAGGCTTTTTCAACGTGCCGGCCAATACGCCTACGAACAACGCCAACAATAAATTCGACCCGGAAGCCATCGGCACGACGAACGGCTACCTGAACGGCAACATAAGGGAAATCTCAACCACCAATGACGGCGCTTTCACGTTTCCGACAGGATCCGGTATTGACGTGTCAGAAGGGCAGGACTATGTGAAACTTGAAAACGCACGGAAGCTGACAGCGACAGAATTCACCTTCCACCCGCAGCTGGGTTATATTTCGCTTCAGCAGCGCCTCGCGAATGACGAAGTTCTGGCGGTGGCTTACCAGTATACCATCGGGGATGAAGTATACCAGGTCGGAGAATTCGGTAACGGTGGGGTGGAATCGACCATCGTAAACGGAACGCTTCCCCAGAACCAGACCATCATCACACAAAGCCTCATCCTGAAACTGCTGAAAAGCAACCTGACAACGGTGGAAAGGGAAGTGGCCACACCCTCGGGCCCGGTGAGGTTCAGTACCCCAATCTGGAACCTGATGATGAAAAACATTTACCAGGTGGCACCAGGAGGGCAACTCGAACAGGAAGATTTCAGGTTCAACATTTTATATACTGATCCTTCGCCACTGAATTACATTACGCCCGCAGGCACGACCACCTTACCTGCTGATGTGGCCAATACTCCGCTTCTGAAGGTGTTCCGTGTAGACAGGCTGAATGCCACCAACGATCCACAGCGCAACACTGACGGTACTTTTGGTGACGGTTTCTTCGATTTTATCCCGGGAATTACAGTCGATTCCCAGAACGGACGCATCGTCTTTACCACCGTAGAGCCTTTTGGGGAATACCTCTTTAATAAACTCCGCACAAGCCCTACAGAAGATTATAACGGGGATCCGAACATCATTACCGAATACAACGCGAACCAGGCCAAATACGTGTTCAAGACGATGTATCGCAGCACGCAGGCCAAAGCGTTACAGGAAAGCGAAAAGAACAAATTTGAACTCCGCGGTAAATACAAATCCACGGCGGGTGATGGTATCGCCATCGGTGCGTACAATGTGCCACGAGGCTCTGTAGTCGTCACCGCTGGTGGAAGGGTGCTGCAGGAAGGATTGGATTATTCTGTGAATTACCAGCTGGGCCGTGTGATTATTCTCGACCCTTCCCTGGCCAGTTCGAATGTACCGATCAATATTTCGGTAGAAAACAATTCTGTTTTTGGCCAGCAGACCCGCCGGTTTGTCGGGATTAACGTGGAGCATAAGTTTTCAGACAAGTTTGTATTGGGTGCCACTTACCTGAAAATGACTGAAAGGCCGTTTACGACCAAATCCAATTACGGGCAGGAATCGGTAAACAACACAATTTTTGGCCTGAATGGAAATTTCTCCACGGAAGTGCCGTTCCTGACAAGGCTCGTGAATAAATTACCCAATATTGATACCGATGTGCCTTCGAACATCTCCTTCCGCGGGGAAGTGGCGTGGCTCAAACCCAATGCGCCAAAGGCCGACCGATTTGAAGGGGAATCAACCATTTATGTCGATGATTTTGAAGGATCGCAGACAGCCATCGACGTGAAATCACCGCTGGCATGGTCGCTTTCTTCGGTTCCCGTGAAAGAGAATCAGGCCAGCAATCCCGTTTTCGACGGCACGCCTGGCGACGTCCTCTCATACGGATACAAACGGGCGAAATTGTCCTGGTACACCATCGACCCGGTGTTTTACACCAGCGACAGGCCGGGCGGCATTTCAGATGACGATATGGCGCTGAATAAGACCAGGCGTGTGTACATCCAGGAGCTTTTCAATCAGGATATTGCCGACGGGCAGCAGAATGTCCTCAACACATTGGATTTGACCTATTATCCTCAGGAAAGAGGGCCATATAACTACAATCCGGCTGCGGTAAGCGGGACACTGCCCAATCCGGAAGAGAATTTCGGAGGGATTATGCGCTCGCTGAGCTCCACCAATTTTGAGCAGAGCAATGTCGAGTACATCCAGTTCTGGATGATGGACCCGTACATCGCCGAGGACGGGTCGACGATAGTCAACCCGGGCAATACCGGTAAGATTTACTTCAACCTTGGTGAGATTTCGGAAGACATTCTCAGGGACGGTAAAAAACAATACGAAAACGGTCTTCCCGAAGCCGATTCACAGCAGGCCACCATTCCGTCTGAATGGGGAAGGATTCCCGCTTCACAGTCCCTTATTTACGCTTTTGATACCAGTGACGCAAACCGCGCCGTGCAGGATGTCGGTCTTGACGGTCTTGATGATATTGCGGAGGCTTCATTTTTTCCGGACTTCGGAGCGATTAAAGATCCTTCTGCTGACGATTACCAGTTTTACCTCACTGCGGACGGCGATGTGCTTGAGCGCTATAAGAATTACAACGGGATGGAGAAGAACTCCCCTGTGGGCGTGTCAGACACCAACCGCGGAAATTCGACTTTGCCGGATGCCGAGGATGTGAATCGTGACAATACCATGAATACGCTCAATGCGTACTTCCAGTACCATATCGACATCAAGCCGAATATGATTCCGGGCGAAAATTTCGTTACCAGCGTCATTCCGGCATCGAGCCGTGTCAGCGGGCCGGGCAACCGTACGTCAGCGACAAAATGGATCCAGTTCAAGATCCCGATCGCCAACGGCGAGCAGGTTGGAACTATTGAAGATTTGCGCTCCATCCGCTTTATGAGGATATACATGACCGGGTTTACCCAACCGATTACGGTACGTTTTGGTACCTTGGATCTCGTGCGCGGGGAATGGAGGCAGTATTTGAATTCGCTTGAGGCCAATAATGACGATCCTGATGATGATGCCACGACTTTTGATATCAGTGCCGTAAACATTCAGGAGAATGGTTCCAGGCAGCCCTACCATTACGTTACGCCGCCGAACGTGGTGCGGGAGCAATTGTACAACAACAATACCGTAATCAACCAGAACGAGCAATCGCTGTCGTTGCGGGTAAACGAGCTTACGCCAGGTGATGCGCGCGGTGTGTTTAAGAATGTCGATGTGGACATGCGCCAGTTTAAGAAACTCAAGATGTTCATGCATGCTGAGCTGCTTGCCAAACACCCTCCCATTTTTGACAACGAACTTTCCGGACTGCTTCGTTTCGGGACAGACCTGAAAGAGAACTATTACCAGGTAGCCCTGCCGCTGAAAGTGACCCGTGAAGGACTTGTCCCGCCGGATGACAGCGCAATCGAAGTGCCTGCGGAAGAAATGTGGCCCGAAGAGAGCCAGATCGACATCAAGCTGGACCTGCTGACCAAGTTGAAGATTTATGCGATGAACCACCCGGATGAGTTTGATGCCAATGGCGTGCTGACAAAATCTGAGGAAGAGCTGGATCCGTCTGCGGCGGACAAGCCCAATAAGCTGACGCTGAGTATTAAGGGGAATCCGAACTTCGGGCAGGTCAGGACCATTATGGTGGGCGTCAAAAACAACACCGACACCGGCACCAAACCTGATGGCACGGCGCTTTCGCCAAGGAACATTGCCGGTGAGGTCTGGTTCAATGAACTGCGGCTTTCCGAAATGGACAACAAAGGCGGTATGGCTGCCGTAGCAAGCCTTGACACGAACCTGGCCGATTTCATGACCTTGTCGGCTACGGGTAAAATGAGCACCATCGGTTTCGGCGCACTTGAGGACGGCCCTAACGAAAGGAGCCGCGAGGATGCCAAGCAATACAGTATCGTAACCAATATGAGCCTGGGTAAACTGCTTCCGAAAAAGTGGGGCATTGTTTTGCCTTTCAATTACGGTATCGGTGAGGAAATCGTCAAGCCGGAATATGACCCGTACAACCGGGATATCCAGCTCGCGCTTTTGCTAAATGAAACCCCGAATGTCGGCCAGCGCGCCAATATCGAGGATCGTGCCATAGAGTACACCAAAACCACCAGCATCAATTTTATTGGGGTGAAAAAGGAACGGAGTGCCGACCAGAAATCGCACATCTACGATCCGGAGAATATCACGCTCTCGCATTCGTTCAACGAAACCCTCAAGCACGATTTTGAGATTGAGGAATATGTAGACCAGCAGGTGCGTAGTACGGTGGATTACAGTTTTAACTTCCAGCCGAAACCTGTCGAGCCATTTAAGAAAACGAAATTCATGTCGAAAAGCAGCTATTGGAAATTGCTCAGCGATTTTAATTTCAACTACCTGCCATCGAGCCTGACTTTCAGTTCATCGATCATCAGGCAGTACAACCGCCAGCAGTTCAGGCAGGTGGAAGGCATCGAGGGCATTGCGCTGCAACCGTTGTTCAGGAGGAATTTCATGTTCAACTACCAGTACGGTTTCAACTACAACCTGACCAAGAGCCTCAAGGTCAACTACACCGGGGCATCCAATAATATTGTCAAGGCGTATGACGACCAGGGGCTGCTCATCGACACCATTTACGACGATTACTGGAATATCGGTGACCCGAACCAGCACACGCAACAGTTTGTGCTGAATTATGAGCTGCCATTGAGCAAACTGCCGTTCCTGAGCTTCCTGAAGGCCACCTACACGTATACCGGTGACTACAGCTGGCAGCGCGCGTCTGAAGCAACGTCTAATTTTGAAGACCGCCTGGGTAATTTTTACAACCTTGGAAATACCATCCAGAATAATGGGGCACACCGTTTGAATACGACCCTGAATCTGGATCTGCTATACAAATACCTCGGATTGACCAAAACCAAAGCGCCTGCAAAAGGTCCCGGTAAAGTGGCGGCGCCAAAGCCGGGCCAGAAAGTGACCAATACGCAGGCCGCACCGCAGAAGGAGCCGAATGTGCTGGTGGATGGGCTTATTGGTGTGCTCACAAGCCTTAAGAATGTGCAGGTGAATTACACCGAAAGTGCAGGTACGGTGCTGCCGGGTTATCTGCCTGGAGTCGGGTTCTTCGGAACCTCGAAACCTACTTTAGGGTTTGTTTTCGGTCTGCACGACGATGTGCGGCAGTTTTCTGCAGCGCGTGGATGGCTCACCGATTATCAGGATTTCAACCAGAATTATACTGAAGTGCTGAACAGGGAACTTGACATGACCGCCTCGATGGACCTGTTTCCGGATTTCAAGATTGACTGGACTGCGAACCGCAGCTATACTGAAAATTACTCTGAACAATATGATGTCGGCGATGACGGTCACTATAATTCCAGGGCACCTTATACAACCGGAAACTATTCGATATCTACAGTGTTGATTAAGACTGCGTTCAGCCGCAGTGATGAAAACGGGTCGGCAGCTTTTGATGATTTCAGGGACAACAGGCTCATTATCGCAGACCGCCTGGCTGCAGGGAAATATGGCGCAAGCATCCCACGTTACGGTGATGCCGCCAACCCGATACCGACGAATACCGACGATCCGTTGTACGGAACTTATGTGGCGAATCAGGGCTTCCCGATCGGTTACAAAAAAGACAATCAGGAAGTTTTGCTTCCGGCGTTCCTTGCCGCTTACACCGGCTCAGGAGCGGGCGGTGTTTCAATGAAGGCGTTCCGTAATATTCCGCTGCCCAACTGGACCGTGAAATACACCGGGTTGATGCGCTACAAGTTCTTTAAGGACCGGTTCAAGCGGTTTTCGCTTCAGCATGGTTACAGGGCTTCCTACACAATCAATTCGTTCCGCTCGAATTTTGAATATGACGATGCGCCAAACCAGCCGTCGCCGGAGCCGGGTCAGAATTTTAATACGAAGCTGCTCATGTCAAACGTGAACCTCGTCGAAGCATTCAGTCCGTTGGTGAAAGTGGATATGGAAATGAAGAACTCCGTTAAAATTACTGCTGAAGTCAAGAAAGACCGCGCACTGTCCTTGAGTTTCGACAACAACCTGCTCACTGAAGTACAGGGTATGGATTACGTGATTGGGCTCGGCTACCGGATCAAGGATGTGGTGTTCAACTCTACGTTGGCAGATAATCCGCAGGGCGTCATCAAGAGCGACATCAATATCAAGGCCGACTTGTCATTGCGTGACAGCAAGACCATCGTACGCCACCTGGACTACGACAACAACCAGCTTGCTGGGGGGCAAAATAACTGGAACCTGAAACTGACCGCTGATTATTCATTCAGTAAAAACCTGACAGCGATTTTCTTCTACGACCATTCGTTTTCGAAGGCGGTGATTTCGACGGCATTCCCGATAACAAACATCAGGGCCGGTTTTACGCTACGGTACAATTTCGGAAACTAA
- the gcvH gene encoding glycine cleavage system protein GcvH, translated as MSIPSSLRYTKDHEWAKIEGDIVTVGITHFAQKELGDIVYVEVETVDQHLDKDAVFGTVEAVKTVSDLFLPMAGEIIEFNDSLTTSPEVVNKDPYEAGWMIKIKVDDAADYDSLLTADQYKELIGA; from the coding sequence ATGAGTATTCCAAGCAGCCTGAGATACACCAAGGACCACGAATGGGCAAAGATTGAAGGAGATATCGTAACCGTTGGCATCACACATTTTGCACAGAAAGAGCTGGGCGATATCGTGTATGTTGAAGTAGAAACCGTGGATCAGCATCTAGACAAGGATGCGGTTTTCGGAACGGTGGAAGCGGTAAAAACGGTATCAGACCTGTTTTTGCCGATGGCAGGCGAAATCATCGAATTCAATGACTCATTGACTACAAGTCCGGAAGTCGTCAATAAAGACCCGTACGAAGCGGGCTGGATGATAAAAATCAAAGTGGACGACGCAGCAGATTACGACAGCCTGTTGACCGCCGACCAATATAAGGAACTCATTGGCGCATAA
- a CDS encoding VanZ family protein, with amino-acid sequence MCWTALVTYFCLVNFNDLPTVSAKNFDKIGHLTFHFGLTALWFLYFRFQKRNENRKALLISFGFSFVYGVLLEIVQANFTDTRSGDIADVAANTVGGLIAVLACSVLAKPMKTQTE; translated from the coding sequence TTGTGCTGGACCGCTTTGGTGACTTACTTTTGCCTTGTCAATTTCAATGACCTGCCGACTGTCAGCGCCAAGAATTTCGATAAGATCGGCCACCTCACGTTTCACTTCGGACTCACCGCGTTATGGTTCCTGTATTTCCGGTTCCAAAAGCGCAACGAAAACAGAAAGGCATTACTCATTTCTTTCGGGTTTTCATTCGTGTACGGCGTGTTGCTCGAAATCGTCCAGGCCAATTTTACCGATACCCGCAGCGGGGATATCGCCGATGTGGCGGCCAATACTGTCGGTGGGCTGATTGCCGTGCTGGCATGTTCCGTCCTGGCGAAACCTATGAAAACTCAGACAGAATAA